One region of Coregonus clupeaformis isolate EN_2021a unplaced genomic scaffold, ASM2061545v1 scaf0917, whole genome shotgun sequence genomic DNA includes:
- the LOC123485964 gene encoding polymeric immunoglobulin receptor-like gives MALHLSLLLLLLFLILTLILFVLSAARHVSVQTGGSITIPCQYDPNHINHVKYWCKGLLWDGCSYVVRTDHPKISGKASISDDINKRIFTMTMTNLKSRDSENYRCVVEINGGPDIRIHWFYLSVTLGTAELYVDQQEVTGVEGGSVTVRCYYSNSGDMKWCRMGGDCVSLYYWTLHGTSVTLKRTSDANNRKVLTVTMGGLKMENTDLYWCRVGELELPVHITVSQQTATQRTTTMTSTTQAPTNQQPSASPTAEPVQIDNTSQGADGNMEDVHQRSIDVKVLLIPWGMLVVVTAGILVTWKMWTKHSK, from the exons AtggctcttcatctctccctcctcctcctcctcctcttcctcatcctcaccCTCATCCTCTTTGTACTCTCAGCAG CGAGGCATGTGTCTGTGCAGACAGGAGGCTCCATCACCATCCCATGTCAATATGATCCGAATCACATCAACCATGTGAAATACTGGTGTAAAGGATTACTTTGGGACGGATGTTCTTATGTGGTACGCACTGACCATCCTAAGATCAGTGGTAAGGCCTCAATCTCTGATGACATCAACAAGAGAATCTTCACTATGACCATGACTAACCTGAAGTCACGGGACTCTGAGAATTACAGGTGTGTTGTGGAGatcaatggaggaccagatatcagGATACATTGGTTCTACCTATCTGTCACTTTAG GTACTGCAGAACTCTATGTGGACCAACAGGAAGTGACTGGAGTAGAAGGAGGGAGTGTCACTGTCCGTTGTTACTATAGTAACTCTGGAGATATGAAGTGGTGCAGGATGGGTGGTGATTGTGTGAGTTTGTATTATTGGACTTTACATGGAACATCAGTGACATTAAAGCGGACTAGTGATGCCAACAACAGAAAAGTCTTAACAGTGACTATGGGTGGACTGAAGATGGAGAACACTGACTTGTATTGGTGTAGAGTGGGAGAACTAGAGTTGCCTGTTCACATCACTGTCAGTCAACAAACTGCAACACAGAGAACCACTACAATGACGTCAA CAACCCAAGCTCCAACCAATCAACAACCCTCTGCCTCTCCAACTGCTGAGCCTGTTCAGATTGACAACACAAGTCAAGGAGCTGATGGGAACATGGAGGACGTCCACCAGAG GTCCATAGATGTGAAAGTCCTTTTGATTCCTTGGGGCATGTTGGTGGTGGTGACAGCTGGTATCCTAGTCACATGGAAGATGTGGACAAAGCATAGTAAGTAG
- the LOC123485965 gene encoding polymeric immunoglobulin receptor-like, producing the protein MDDRRTAIGPRLPIVVSGRGLSGTQAGEYGVSTVSKVSVKTGNSITIPCRYNLRYIEYVKYWCQGDYWNSCSALVRTDQPKISGTVSISDDVTRRIFSVTMTDLQPEDSGYYWCAVETTGRDQHTYLHLSVTTGTPGLYVDQQEVTGVEGGSVTVCCHYSNTVAKKWLWCKMGIYYVPLVGRYSGLLDGTSVTSQQTIDNNNRHILTVTLNGLNMGDTGWYWCSTGDLQMPVHITVNQLTTTQSITPASTTTPTPTSTITISTVDQLTTTQTDTIIKKLTPQDISLTSPTTVVPAVSSSTSQAPVNNTHDGAQGWERTLFYLPKTVNAVLFLLCTIIAVVKFMANRL; encoded by the exons ATGGACGACAGGCGGACCGCCATCGGACCCCGGCTCCCCATTGTCGtctcgggcagagg aCTCTCAG GTACCCAGGCAGGGGAGTACGGTGTATCCACAGTGAGTAAGGTGTCTGTGAAGACAGGAAACTCCATCACCATCCCATGTCGCTATAATCTGAGATACATAGAATATGTCAAATACTGGTGTCAAGGAGATTACTGGAATTCTTGTTCTGCTCTAGTACGCACAGACCAACCAAAGATATCTGGGACGGTGTCAATCTCTGATGATGTCACCCGAAGAATCTTCTCTGTTACCATGACTGATCTGCAGCCAGAGGACTCTGGGTATTACTGGTGTGCTGTGGAGACTACAGGAAGAGATCAACATACATACTTGCACCTGTCAGTTACCACAG GTACTCCAGGACTCTATGTGGACCAACAGGAGGTGACTGGAGTTGAAGGAGGGAGTGTCACTGTCTGTTGTCACTATAGTAACACTGTGGCTAAGAAGTGGTTGTGGTGTAAGATGGGTATCTACTATGTCCCCTTGGTGGGAAGATATTCAGGTCTTTTAGATGGAACATCAGTGACATCACAGCAGACCATTgataacaacaacagacacaTTTTAACAGTGACTCTGAATGGATTGAATATGGGGGATACTGGCTGGTACTGGTGTTCCACAGGTGACCTACAGATGCCTGTTCACATCACTGTCAATCAACTGACCACAACACAGAGTATCACACCTgcctccaccaccacccctaccccCACTTCCACCATCACCATCTCCACTGTCGATCAACTGACCACAACGCAGACTGACACCATCATCA AAAAGCTGACCCCTCAAGacatctctctgacctcacccaCAACTGTAGTTCCTGCTGTGTCCTCTTCCACCTCTCAGGCCCCAGTCAACAACACACACGATGGAGCCCAAGG ATGGGAAAGAACACTCTTCTACCTTCCGAAAACTGTTAATGCAGTGCTCTTCCTCCTGTGCACCATCATTGCTGTGGTGAAGTTCATGGCAAACCGACTCTGA